ATATACTAAAGCCTTTATTTTCTTTATTTCATAATCAACAGCGCTTACAGAAGAATCGCTTGCTTGTAGCAATATTTTTCTCGCTGTTGCTGCATGCAGCTATATTATTTGGCGTCGCTTTTCGATTCCCAGACTCGAGCTTTAATAAAACTGCCACATCTTTAGAAGTCATCCTGGTTAATAACAAGTCCTCATCAGAACCAACCCAAACTAAAATACTTGCGCAAGAAAATTTAGAGGGCGGTGGAAATACTGATGATAATCGTCGTGCCAAAACACCTTTTCCGGCATTACCTAAAAGCAAGCCTCTAATAGATAATGTAACTTCTCAGCAGAAAGTTAAACAACTCGAGCAGAAAGCAAAGCAATTAATAACGGCTACAGAAAGTATGCAGCATATTGATCAACCCGATTCACAGACAAACTCATCCGATAAAAATCATGTATCGGATACCAGCAATTTACTCCAACGCAGCCTTGATATTGCTCGCTTAAAGGCACAAATCTCACAAGATTACGATACCTATCAAAAACGCCCAAAGCGAAAGTTTATCGGTGCACATACCAAAGAGTATCGATTCGCACGTTATGTTGAAGATTGGCGTATTAAGGTAGAACGCATAGGCAACCTCAATTACCCTGAGGAAGCCAGAAAAGGCAAGCTTTATGGCAGCTTACAGCTTACCGTTGGCATTCGATCCGATGGCAGCCTGGAATCAATTGTATCAATCGCTCATCAGGAGAACAAATTCTAGATGAGGCTGCTAT
This genomic window from Nitrosomonas cryotolerans ATCC 49181 contains:
- a CDS encoding energy transducer TonB, translated to MATILNILKPLFSLFHNQQRLQKNRLLVAIFFSLLLHAAILFGVAFRFPDSSFNKTATSLEVILVNNKSSSEPTQTKILAQENLEGGGNTDDNRRAKTPFPALPKSKPLIDNVTSQQKVKQLEQKAKQLITATESMQHIDQPDSQTNSSDKNHVSDTSNLLQRSLDIARLKAQISQDYDTYQKRPKRKFIGAHTKEYRFARYVEDWRIKVERIGNLNYPEEARKGKLYGSLQLTVGIRSDGSLESIVSIAHQENKF